The region ATATCCGGTTACGGCTAAGCCGTCATCTGAGTCCAGGTTCAGCACTATTCCGCCATGCTGTACGCATGTCCTTCGTGCTTTGCGTGGGCTACGCTTTTATTCAGATTACCGGTCTTCATCGCGGCTACTGGATTTTGCTCACCAGTCTGTTTGTCTGCCAGCCTAACTACAATGCCACTCGCCGCCGGCTCGCCTTACGTATTGGTGGAACATTAGCGGGTATCGCTATTGGCTTACCGGTACTGTGGTTAGTGCCCTCTATTGAAGGGCAACTGATTCTCATCGTGCTAAGTGGCGTGCTGTTTTTTGCCTTTCGTCAGATTCAGTATGCGCAAGCCACACTGTTCATCACCTTGCTGGTACTGCTCTGCTTTAACCTGCTGGGCGAAGGCTTTGAGGTGGCGTTGCCGCGCATTGTTGACACACTGTTAGGTTGCGGACTGGCCTGGCTGGCAGTGGCATTTGTCTGGCCCGATTGGCGTTTTCGCAAAATTAGCGCCGTGGCGGATCGCACACTGAATGCCAATTGTCGTTATCTCGATGCTATCCTGGAACAATATCATCAGGGCAAAGATAATCGTCTGGCTTATCGTGTGGCGCGCCGTGATGCTCATAATGCCGATGCGGAATTAGCATCGGTGGTCTCGAACATGAGTAGCGAGCTTAAGCTGCAGCAACCGCTGCGTGAAAACGCGTTCCGGTTACTGTGCCTGAATCACTCTTTCCTGAGCTACATCTCAGCGCTGGGCGCGCATCGCGAACAGCTTACTGATCCCGCATTGCTCAAAGTTTTAGACGATGCAGTGTGTTTTGTTGAAGATGTGTTGCAGATTGAACGCGTTGACGACAAGCAGGCATTAGCCATGCAGCAGCAGGTGATGCAGCAATTAAGTGATATTAAAAACAGTTCGGACGTGCAGGCGCCGCTGGTGATGCAGCAGTTGGGTTTACTGATTGCCCTGCTGCCAGAAATTGCCCGCCTGCGCCGCACATTATCCAGCCATTAAGTTAACGTTGCTCCACCGCGTTTTTGGGGTGGAGCGTTTTGACATACCACGCGTAGAGCTCATCTCTGATCGCTGCAGGCAATGCTGCCTGGTGATGTCCGGAAATCGCCCCTTCCAATGCCATTAACGTTTTCAGCCCGATATGTTTGTTAACGGCACGCAGTTTGAGCCAGCTTTGGCGCGATCCCATTTCATGCAGCACTTTCACTGAACTGATGCCAACTTTATGCAGCATCATCTCCATGCGCAGGCTAAGGTTAGGCAGATCCTTCAGCCGTAAGGTCACTGTCCGGTTTGCTAACTCATGCTGTGCTGCGTGCAGCGCACTGGCCGACAACCGCAATAATTGCTCAGGATCCTGCCAAAGCTTTGCATCCACCTTGAAGTAATTCAGTTGCACCGGTATGCCGCGTTTGCGATAGACCAGCGGTTCAAGAGCACGTTGGGTGTGGTAAGTCTGCAATGCCTCACTGGCACGCAGGTAAAGCGCGTCTTCGTTGATATATGCAAAAATGACCTTTTCTACTGTCAGTGCATAGCCACCAAATTGCGTTCGGGATTCGATCTTTCCCAGCGGCGCCAGCTGTGTTTTGGATTGTTTAACGAGTGGATTGTTGGTTTTCATTACAGCTCCTTTCCGTGAATTCTCATTCGAGAAAATTCCTTAAAATCCTGGTTTTTCATCTGGTTAGGAGATAGAAAAAACCCATTAGCTGTTCAATGAATAAAAGCATTTGCTGTGTGCGTTGTGCACAATTTGCGAGGTGTTTTCAGAAATTGAGGTTGATCTTTATCCAGGAAGATATTACTGTACATCCATACAGTTCATTACTGAGTGATTAAAACATGCGTACTCAATTCTCTGGCCCTGCTGATCGTTCTCAACGTTTTGCTTCTTCAAGCCTGACGCAGCCTTCTCTGGGTGGAATTACTGAACTACGTTACAGCGAACAACCTGGCATGATGCAGTTACTGCTGTTGCCGGTGTTAAAGCAACTCAGCGAACAGTCCCGCTGGCAGCTGTGGTTAACACCAGCGCATAAGCTGAACCGCAACTGGATGCAGCAGTCAGGATTACCGCTTGAGAAAAGTATGCATATCACCGAATCTGAACGACTCACGACAGTGGAAAGTATGGTGAAGGCACTGCGCACGGGAAATTATAGTGTGGTTTTGGCCTGGATTCCGTACGAATTGAATGATGAAGAACGGTTTGAACTCGAAATGGCAGCGGCAGAAGGTGAAGCACTGGGTTTGATTATGCGTCCGCAAGGTCACGATCGCGTCTTGTCCAGACAACCAAATACGCCAAAAATTCCGTCGGATTTGTTTCATTAAGTAAAACCAGGAATTTTCTCACGCTTTTTTTTCTTAAGGATGCTGCTAAGCCACTGATTCTTTTCCCGCCAGCTTTGACAATGGTTTAGCCGCATTTTCTCAATTCGCTGGCGAAGATTTTGCCATGTGATTTGTTAATATGTGTGTATAAATCCCTGTTTTTTTGCTGGCTGGCCTCACATCATACTTGTAACTTTCCAATCTCGTTGTAGACTTTATCTCGCCAGGGTGCTCAATAACCTCCGTTTTTTCGGTAGAGTCATAAGCGAGCGTTTAGACCCGGCGAAGGATTAACACAAAGAGCAACCTTTTTGCTCATTGCCTATTTGGATGATAACGAGGCGCAAAAATGAAAAAGACAGCTATCGCAATTGCAGTGGCACTGGCTGGCTTCGCTACCGTAGCGCAGGCCGCTCCTAAAGATAACACCTGGTACACCGGTGCTAAACTGGGCTGGTCTCAGTATCACGATACTGGTTACTACGGTAACGGTTACGCGAACAATGACGGTCCAACTCACGAATCTCAGCTTGGCGCTGGTGCATTCCTGGGCTACCAGGCTAACCCATACCTGGGCTTCGAGCTGGGCTACGACTGGTTAGGCCGTATGCCTAACAAAGGCGACCAAGTTAACGGCGCATTCAAAGCACAAGGCGTTCAGCTGGCAGCTAAACTGAGCTACCCAATCACTGACGATCTGGACGTGTATACCCGTCTGGGCGGCATGGTATGGCGTGCAGACTCTAAGCAGGCCAATCTGAACACTGGCGACCGTATCAGCAACCACGACACCGGCGTTTCTCCGCTGGCTGCTGTTGGTGTTGAATACGCACTGACCAAAAACTGGGCGACTCGCCTGGACTATCAGTGGGTTAACAACATCGGTGACGCAGGTACCGTTGGTGCGCGTCCAGACAACAGCATGCTGAGCGTCGGCGTTTCTTACCGTTTCGGTCAGGATGAAGCAGCAGCACCAGTTGTTGCTCCAGCACCTGCTCCAGCGCCAGTTGTTGAAACCAAGCGTTTCACTCTGAAGTCTGACGTACTGTTCAACTTCAACAAAGCGACTCTGAAACCAGAAGGCCAGCAGGCTCTGGATCAGCTGTACAGCCAGCTGAGCTCAATGGATCCTAAAGACGGTTCTGTTGTAGTACTAGGCTTCACTGACCGTATCGGTTCAGAGCAGTACAACCAGAAACTGTCTGAGAAACGCGCTCAGTCTGTAGTTGATTACCTGGTTTCTAAAGGTATCCCTTCTAACAAGATCTCTGCACGCGGTATGGGCAAATCTAACCCAGTGACTGGCAACACCTGTGACAGCGTGAAAGGCCGTAATGCCCTGATCGACTGCCTGGCGCCAGACCGTCGCGTTGAAATCGACGTGAAAGGTATCAAAGACGTTGTAACTCAGCCACAGGCTTAAGTTATCACGCATTAAAAAACCCCGCTCTGGCGGGGTTTTTTTTATCTCTTTTCAACTGACTCACAACACCATCATAGTGCACACATCAGCGCTATTCGTTCTCTGATCCGCCTTTACCCAGAATCGCCTGCAGATCCTGCTTAAGCGTTGACATCTGGCTGGCATACTTCTCTTTGCGCTCGGCATCTTCAATCAACTGCACAATGGTTTCTGATAGCGTATTGCTGCGACGCTGCGCCAATCCTGCCAGACGCTGCCACACCAGATATTCCAGATCGATCGACTTCTTACGCGTATGCTGATGTTCCGCATTAAAGTGCCGCTTACGGCGCGCACGAATAGTCTGCTTCAGACGGTTCTCGAGATCGGGGTGAATGTGCTGAGCTATCCATTCCGCTACCTCTACTGGACTATTTTCCATCGCCAGTAAGGCATCCACCGCAGCCTGCGCGGCGCTAAGCTCAAGATGACGGGTGATCAATTCACCCTCCCGATGCTTTTTCACCAGGTATTTCCACTTCCATCCACTTTCAAGATTTTCGAGTTGCTGGTATTTCATCGGAATCTCATCGTGATCACGTAACAAACTAAGAATAACAGCTTTTTTCCCGGATGCAGCAAGGAAAAACATGTAGCGGTCATCACATTTCGGGCTGGAACTCCGCAGTGCTTAACAAGGTTGATTCCTGTATAATCGCGCTTTTCCTAAATCTGACTAATGCGAATATTTTGACCAGCACTCAAATTACGTGGCAAGCCCTGCAGCCGGATAGCATCCGCTACCAATCCATTTTCTCAAACGTCTCACTGGAAGATAGCGATAGTCTTGCCGCGGTTCAGCCGCGTCTGCTGAATGCGCTGGCGCATTTGCATCATCAAACCTTGGGTTTTCCTCTGTTGCTATTACGCAGCCAGGAAAACAGCGATTATCTCGCGTGCATCGCCGAAGCCGCGCAGCGCTTCCAGCCTGAAGAGATCGCGCTGTATGGCGGTGACTATCATGTCATGGGCGACACGGTCAGCCTGATGCCGCCCAGCGATGCTAACCGGCCATTCACCAGTCAGGGCGGCGTTCACTTTGCCGACTGGATTGAAGCAGAACAGCTGTTTGGTTGTGTGCGTCAGTACAAAGATCGTATCCAGCCCGAGCCGGGATTGATTCATCAGGCCAATGGCGGCACTTTAATCCTCTCCGTGAATACGCTACTGGCTCAACCACTGCTATGGCTGCGTCTGCGTAAGTGCATCGAGCAGGGTCGCTTTGACTGGTATTCGCAGGACGAACGCCAACCGTTGCCAGTGGCCATCCCTTCTCTGCCGCTGCAACTGCGCCTGGTACTTTGTGGCGATCGTGATGCGTTAGCCAGCTTCCAGGAATTGGATGCAGAAGTGCATGAAATGGCACTGTACAGCGAGTTCGAAGAGAACCTGCAGATCACCGATGAAGAGGACATGACCTTCTGGTGCCAGTGGACGCTCACGCAGGCTGAACAAGCCGGCTTGGATCAGCCTGCAGCCGACTTCTGGCCGCTGTTGATCAATGAGGCGGTTCGCTTCACGGGTGATCAAGAAACCCTGCCGCTCTGCCCGCGCTGGTTACGCCGTCAGCTGCAGGAAACCGCGCTGCACGGTGACGTCATCAATGCTGAAGCATTAAAAGAAGCACTGGAAGCACGCGAATGGCGTGAAAGCTACCTGGCTGACCGCATGCGTGACGAAATTCTGCTCAATCAGATTATGATTGAAACTGAAGGTGAAGTGGTGGGACAGATTAATGGTCTGTCGGTGGTGGAGTTTCCAGGTCATCCGCGTCCGTGGGGCGAGCCGTCGCGTATCACCTGTGTTGTTCATCCAGGTGATGGTGAATTCACTGACGTTGAGCGTAAAGCCGAGCTGGGCGGTAATATTCATGCGAAAGGCATGATGATTATGCAAGCTTATCTGATCGCTGAACTTGAACTCGAGCAACAGCTGCCCTTCTCAGCCTCGTTAGTGTTTGAACAATCCTATTCCGAAGTGGATGGCGATAGCGCCTCACTGGCCGAACT is a window of Pantoea rwandensis DNA encoding:
- a CDS encoding AAA family ATPase — translated: MQQGKTCSGHHISGWNSAVLNKVDSCIIALFLNLTNANILTSTQITWQALQPDSIRYQSIFSNVSLEDSDSLAAVQPRLLNALAHLHHQTLGFPLLLLRSQENSDYLACIAEAAQRFQPEEIALYGGDYHVMGDTVSLMPPSDANRPFTSQGGVHFADWIEAEQLFGCVRQYKDRIQPEPGLIHQANGGTLILSVNTLLAQPLLWLRLRKCIEQGRFDWYSQDERQPLPVAIPSLPLQLRLVLCGDRDALASFQELDAEVHEMALYSEFEENLQITDEEDMTFWCQWTLTQAEQAGLDQPAADFWPLLINEAVRFTGDQETLPLCPRWLRRQLQETALHGDVINAEALKEALEAREWRESYLADRMRDEILLNQIMIETEGEVVGQINGLSVVEFPGHPRPWGEPSRITCVVHPGDGEFTDVERKAELGGNIHAKGMMIMQAYLIAELELEQQLPFSASLVFEQSYSEVDGDSASLAELCALISALANQPLSQHIAVTGSVDQFGNVQPVGGLNEKIEGFFNICQSRELTGKQGVILPASNVRHLSLSEAVVDAVKQEQFHIWAIESVDEALPLLTGIAWQSESGESLLNTIQERIAQLNQQEIRHRPWPFRWLNWFNHS
- the matP gene encoding macrodomain Ter protein MatP, translating into MKYQQLENLESGWKWKYLVKKHREGELITRHLELSAAQAAVDALLAMENSPVEVAEWIAQHIHPDLENRLKQTIRARRKRHFNAEHQHTRKKSIDLEYLVWQRLAGLAQRRSNTLSETIVQLIEDAERKEKYASQMSTLKQDLQAILGKGGSENE
- the sulA gene encoding SOS-induced cell division inhibitor SulA — encoded protein: MRTQFSGPADRSQRFASSSLTQPSLGGITELRYSEQPGMMQLLLLPVLKQLSEQSRWQLWLTPAHKLNRNWMQQSGLPLEKSMHITESERLTTVESMVKALRTGNYSVVLAWIPYELNDEERFELEMAAAEGEALGLIMRPQGHDRVLSRQPNTPKIPSDLFH
- the ompA gene encoding porin OmpA: MKKTAIAIAVALAGFATVAQAAPKDNTWYTGAKLGWSQYHDTGYYGNGYANNDGPTHESQLGAGAFLGYQANPYLGFELGYDWLGRMPNKGDQVNGAFKAQGVQLAAKLSYPITDDLDVYTRLGGMVWRADSKQANLNTGDRISNHDTGVSPLAAVGVEYALTKNWATRLDYQWVNNIGDAGTVGARPDNSMLSVGVSYRFGQDEAAAPVVAPAPAPAPVVETKRFTLKSDVLFNFNKATLKPEGQQALDQLYSQLSSMDPKDGSVVVLGFTDRIGSEQYNQKLSEKRAQSVVDYLVSKGIPSNKISARGMGKSNPVTGNTCDSVKGRNALIDCLAPDRRVEIDVKGIKDVVTQPQA
- a CDS encoding TfoX/Sxy family DNA transformation protein, with the translated sequence MKTNNPLVKQSKTQLAPLGKIESRTQFGGYALTVEKVIFAYINEDALYLRASEALQTYHTQRALEPLVYRKRGIPVQLNYFKVDAKLWQDPEQLLRLSASALHAAQHELANRTVTLRLKDLPNLSLRMEMMLHKVGISSVKVLHEMGSRQSWLKLRAVNKHIGLKTLMALEGAISGHHQAALPAAIRDELYAWYVKTLHPKNAVEQR